The following are encoded together in the Acetobacter vaccinii genome:
- a CDS encoding 2OG-Fe(II) oxygenase: MRPDIQTRCAPTDFTLPGQLARTPAAAYPFTHWFLHDVLPQPACEALVAWNPGHSALAGDVGGRRETHNAYRVFVDENARARDARLDSMARHFDAPQARQAFESVCGIGLDTASLRLELCLDTDGFWLEPHTDIGAKKLTLLVSLSDGEGAQDWGTDLMTPDGQSAVRAPGRFNSAVLFIPSDDTWHGFVPRPITGVRRTLIVNFVDASWRAVHELAFGPRAALQH; this comes from the coding sequence ATGAGGCCCGATATCCAGACACGTTGCGCGCCAACGGACTTCACCCTGCCCGGGCAGCTTGCCCGCACCCCGGCGGCAGCATACCCTTTTACGCACTGGTTCCTGCACGACGTGCTGCCCCAGCCCGCGTGCGAGGCGCTGGTGGCGTGGAATCCGGGCCATAGCGCTCTGGCGGGTGATGTCGGCGGGCGGCGCGAAACCCATAATGCCTACCGGGTCTTTGTGGACGAAAACGCCCGCGCGCGGGACGCCCGGCTGGATTCCATGGCCCGGCATTTTGATGCCCCCCAGGCCCGGCAGGCGTTTGAGAGCGTGTGCGGCATAGGGCTGGACACGGCCTCCCTGCGGTTGGAGCTGTGTCTGGATACGGATGGTTTCTGGCTGGAGCCCCATACTGACATCGGGGCCAAGAAGCTGACACTCCTGGTCTCCCTTTCCGATGGGGAAGGCGCGCAGGACTGGGGCACGGATCTGATGACCCCCGATGGCCAGTCGGCTGTGCGGGCACCGGGGCGTTTTAATTCGGCGGTGCTGTTTATTCCGTCGGACGATACATGGCACGGCTTTGTGCCCCGACCCATCACAGGGGTGCGCCGGACATTGATCGTCAATTTTGTCGATGCAAGCTGGCGTGCAGTGCATGAACTGGCGTTTGGCCCACGGGCAGCGCTTCAGCACTAA
- the hemN gene encoding oxygen-independent coproporphyrinogen III oxidase: MDAAALPELIARYGGNLPRYTSYPTAASFTDAVGSPQVESWLAALPDSEPVSLYFHVPFCDELCRFCGCNTSVMRHDSGRSAYADLLRDELARVARLMGSTRTVRHVQFGGGTPTTLPPDALRALMRDVHALFRLEAGAELSMEMDPRHVPAPCPPLLGELGFNRISLGVQDLDPRVQEACGRLQSFEQTHDCISQVRAAGVSGVNIDLIYGLPYQSVESVARTARSIASLRPDRLAVFGYAHVPWKQKRQQLIPTQSLPGSAERLAQRAQMDVVLKQEGYVPVGLDHYALPADPLAQAARTGTLHRNFQGYTTDSCTALLGIGASAVSMLPQGFAQNVVSPAGYARALAAGPGLPVARGVARTAQDRQRGAIIERIMCDLGVDLGAQTADATADFAGELAAMAPFVRDGLVSLAGPVIRVTEKGRPFLRNVAAVFDTHRVGLAAQSGGGAAAGRFSSTL; this comes from the coding sequence ATGGACGCGGCAGCGCTTCCCGAGCTGATAGCCCGCTACGGCGGGAACCTGCCGCGCTACACAAGTTACCCGACCGCCGCCAGCTTTACGGATGCGGTCGGCTCCCCCCAGGTGGAAAGCTGGCTTGCGGCCCTGCCCGACAGCGAACCTGTCTCCCTTTATTTTCATGTGCCTTTTTGTGACGAGCTGTGCCGCTTCTGTGGCTGCAACACCTCCGTCATGCGCCATGACAGCGGCCGCAGCGCCTATGCCGACCTGCTGCGTGACGAGCTGGCCCGTGTGGCCCGGCTGATGGGCAGCACACGCACCGTGCGGCATGTGCAGTTTGGCGGCGGCACCCCCACAACCCTGCCCCCCGATGCCCTGCGGGCTCTCATGCGCGATGTGCATGCCCTGTTCCGGCTGGAAGCAGGGGCCGAACTGTCCATGGAAATGGACCCCCGGCATGTGCCTGCCCCCTGCCCGCCCCTGCTGGGGGAGCTGGGGTTTAACCGCATCAGCCTGGGCGTGCAGGATCTTGACCCGCGTGTGCAGGAGGCCTGTGGCCGCCTGCAATCCTTCGAGCAGACGCACGACTGCATCAGTCAGGTGCGTGCGGCTGGGGTCAGTGGTGTCAACATCGATCTGATTTACGGCCTGCCCTATCAGAGCGTGGAGAGCGTTGCCCGCACGGCCCGCAGCATTGCCAGCCTGCGGCCCGACCGGCTGGCCGTGTTCGGTTATGCCCATGTGCCGTGGAAGCAGAAGCGCCAGCAGCTTATTCCCACCCAGTCCCTGCCCGGTTCGGCCGAGCGTCTGGCCCAGCGCGCCCAGATGGATGTGGTGCTGAAGCAGGAAGGGTATGTGCCGGTGGGACTCGACCACTACGCCCTGCCCGCTGACCCGCTGGCCCAGGCTGCCCGCACAGGTACGCTGCATCGCAATTTTCAGGGTTACACCACGGATTCCTGCACGGCTTTGCTGGGTATTGGTGCCTCCGCCGTGTCCATGCTGCCGCAGGGCTTTGCGCAAAATGTGGTGTCACCCGCCGGATATGCCCGTGCTCTGGCCGCCGGGCCGGGGCTGCCTGTGGCCCGTGGGGTGGCCCGCACCGCGCAGGACCGCCAGCGTGGGGCTATTATTGAACGGATTATGTGCGATCTGGGTGTGGACCTGGGCGCACAGACAGCGGATGCCACGGCAGATTTTGCCGGGGAACTGGCCGCCATGGCCCCCTTTGTGCGCGATGGGCTGGTCAGCCTTGCAGGGCCGGTTATTCGCGTTACGGAAAAGGGCCGTCCCTTTTTACGGAACGTGGCCGCCGTGTTTGACACACACCGTGTGGGTCTTGCCGCGCAAAGTGGTGGGGGCGCTGCGGCGGGGCGTTTTTCCAGCACACTCTGA